The genomic window tATTAACGTTAAACGTAAAAAAAACgttagtgaattgtgaaattatttgtatacccttagggacccaattgaaaagaaaaaaaaaagtatagggacctaattgaaaattcgataaaactataaatattcaatgaaaaATATTCTTATAATCCCTATTCAATAATTCTACgatatgaaagatatttctataatcctttttattttgttactattaTTTTTTTGCTTATTATATACAAATTGTACTAAAAatactctctcttttttttactttcaaaataccttatcttaagaacatacaaaaaaaatggataaaatgaaataaaaatagtaGTATAAATTTCAGTTTCTATCATTCAAGTATTTATTATGATCATGTAACATTTTGTATTTGTTTGGATTCATGGAATATAGTTTGTGTCTTTATCATATCATGGTACACCATAAAAAATCATAAGGCTATATAATTTGTGTtattgaaattttgaaatccaaaaacgaaaaccatagaaaacgtAATTTCAGTGTAATACAGATAATCTAAAAATCAGTTTATGTGTTGCAGTCTCCCACAACCAGCATAGGGATCAACAATAAAGAGCAGACTTGAGTTCATCAAGTGTGCCAATAAGATAGTCTTTTTCCACCAAAAACTTCAATCAAAGTATGGTAGCCTGTTTTCGAAACAAAGGAAGTCGGAGCAGGATCATCTTTATGAGGTCCATTTATCTCTTTGGGGATTCTCCGGTCACCACCATATACACCTCCATTGTTGAAAACAATCACTACCATAGGTAACCGGTACTGAACTAATGTCTGGattgaaaaaaaagataagacATATAAGGCAAAAATTCAGAATTTTCACTCCACATTCCTGGATTAAACCATTACAAACATATTGGCTTATAGTAATTACACCAGCTTATGTAATCCTCTCTGTCACATAGCTATAAACAGAAAAACATAAAAGAGTTCATGGAAGATCCTAGTTCAAAACAATGGCAATAAAAATTTCATATATAGATTAAAATAAGAACCATTCCATTATATGATgataaaaatataactaaaaataaGGGCATCAATCCACGTAACACAATGGAAGGGCAATTAAATAGATAAACATAAGCATGGATTCAGTAGTATCTATTTTAACTTCAATGGCACTAAATCCGAATCCAAAATCCCCTTCAACTGCAGCAACAAGTCAATGGCGACAAGCCACTGCATCCGCAATGCAATAACTGAGGCAACCCCTATGGTCCCCCAAGTCCCTGCATCCAACCTAGTCTTGGGCTTTGTCTGAGCCAACACATCCCTACCTACATCCATGGTGTTTGAACCCTCAGACACCATTATCGGAGCCGGCTTCCAACTCCAAGAATTACATTCTTATGATCCTCATTGGCGTCAAGAAATTGAATGGCAGAACATCCTTAGCAATCTAAGACTTCATCTTCGACGCATTATCCTTAGACTTCTTTCATATAGCTTCCACCCAAGGTGGTTCCTAGCCAAACAAAATGGATCATCCTTAATCTCCTTATTCAGAGTCTCCACAACTGTTTTTGCATTACCAACTAAACTCAAATgggatttttaaaaaaataactaaaattatttaaaaaaacttaTTTCTATATAGTTCTTTAAACAAGAGAATCAATTTGACTgacaaaaattcaaaagtaaatatATTGAAGGTATGAATTTTTTCTATATTCAGGTTAGAACAAACAATACATATTTTTTCAAGTATCAACAAAAGACAAGACACAAACAGTCCAAAATTTTCTCTACAAATTCCTGGATTAACACTATGCCACATGATATGTTATGCTGTTTTATAACAAACTTTTAATAAAAGTCTTATAGTCCTTCAAGTTTATAATTGATGAAAAAAATTCACAGAAACGTCTTGGAAATACAGTAGTAAGCATCATCTTCTTCACTGCTACCTTTACTTGCTATAAGTTCATAATCTGACCTCAATGAAGTTAACAATGACATTCAGGCCAGATTTAGTATTTTTCAGAGATGAGAGCGCTTCTAAAACTTCTAAAATCATTGCATTGTACTTGGGGAGAAGATAAACAAAAGCAACCAAGTCTCAGAACAattcaaaaataacaaaataccTTTCTTATTTTGTTGAGGCATACAACAGTTTTAACCAGAATTACAATCTTAATCCACATCATTTAACTTCAATAATCCATATAAAATTAGTGACATCAATTTGCATATCGCAGAGGATTATTAGCATCTTCGTCATTTTGAGAGGAATCACTCACAGCAACAGAAAGATCACGTTGATGAATCATAGTGATGACAAGGGTAGCATCTTTTTCAGAAATAACAATGGCATTACCAACCGCAACTGGGGTAGCAACAGGGGTCGTAGCCTTATTCTAGGAATCCTAGATTTTTCTTTGGATACTAACGCTTAAATTTCACCACTTATCCTGAATTACCacaaaagaacaaaaattaaaaattctaaactcTTGACTCAGTTTTTTCACACTCCAATTTCACCATTTATCCAAAAAACGGAATACATGAATGGAAATTAGGCACATTGCGGTGAAATTTAAAATCCTAAATTGAGATAAGACGCAAAATTGAAAAGGCTAATTAGGAAAATTTTGCAACTTGAGGTCGATGTTGGAACGTGAAGTGAGAAAGGGTGCGAATTGGGGATCTTTAAGAATCTGCTTCTAATTACCCATTTTCAATTtcgttcttctttctttcttgaaTTTTTCAATTCAATGAATTCAGTTTAAGAGAAATTGAAGAGCTTCCTCCAAAGCTGTGGAGGTAATCAAGACTTTGATAATGATGTCCGTGTTATAGAGTTGCCACTAACAGCAGAGCAGTGCAACATAGCACAGACCAAGGACGACGGATGACGATGGATGCTCACGCCGCCAAGGAAGACGACACCAACGAACAGAGGAGAAACGCCACTGATTTTAGAGAACAAGCGCTGGCTAGGGtagttttgaaattttaaaaaattggaaGTGAGTTTAGTTTGCTTTTTTAACGCAATTATAAGAATATTCGAttttttaacagaatattctgttatctCAAACGATTTTGTCATTGcaaggactaaattgaaaaaaaaattaacgtctagggactcaattaaaaagaaaaaaaatatagagacctaattgaaaattcggtgaaatTATAGGAAcctacagaataattaaaccttaaaaatTTAATGGATCCGATCTTTTTATTTTACTATACCCATCCTTGTAATTAATAATTGAATATCCAAttgcattcttttctttttctgtatGAACCATTGATGAGAACTAAATACCGGTTTAAAAATTTCACATATTTAAAGTTTAAGATTTGTTGTAACTCTAAATCAGGATTTAATaatctttaaaatttaataaaatttgtcacaaaattctaAATCAATAATCAAGAATTTAATCTCAAGTCCTCCTTCCTAAAAATCACAATAGAGTGTTTAATTATTAGCTATGAGAGAATCGGAGATTGATTGTAATAAACGGAAAATCATAttgattagaaattaaaaaaaaataatatctaaatagcttgtttaaaattttttattggtatagaattgaattaaattctatcaaaaaataaattccaattaaaattgaattgaattttaatgtttaaaatgaattaataaaattatagaattaaattaaattaatctaaaaatattaaatttaaaaatattattattaattaaaaaaattaaatgattttttattattgattctAACGATACTGTTGAGTTTAGCAAACAAATAATAACATTTTGGTGATAACAACATAGTGTTATTTGGGGGCTTTTTTACGTAAATGCGCATGGCTGAAAATCTTTCTGAAAATGCACACTGCCAACTCGCAAGTATCACCAACGAAATGGGAATGGGATACATATCAAGTGGGGTGTCCACGAAATAGGTTCTGGCCACTGACACAAACCATTTCATTTGTTTCAGGTACGAAATGGAGCACCCCACACATGACACACACGAAATGCACCATATCACCCATGGCACACACGAAATGCACCATTTCACTGATGGCACACACGAAATGGCCCAACTCACATATGATATCCACGAGTTGGGCATTTCATGGGAGGCACACACGAAATGGCCATTCTCAAGTGTGGCAGGCACGAAATGGAGGGGGCAGTCAAAGCAGCAAGTCTCAGTGTTGCAGTTCCCGTACGAGCATGCATTGGGTGATTGGGAGGCCATTTATTGTTGTCTTGTGAGTGTGAAGCATATAAAAGAAGGTGAAGGGAGGGGAGGCACCAATTCGAAtgtaaaaaagagaagagaagtagTGGGTTGCATGAGAAAGTTATATCTGTTGGTTGGGTGAAAAGAATTTTTTGTGCTGGAgtagtaatttttattattaaaataatgagTGGAAGTGGAATTAATGTGAAAGAAAATCTTAATAGGTTGgatgaattttacatttctgCTCATTTACATGTTAAGGTgagttttttattaataaaaaaaataaatttttgttaataattaaaaaaatggttGTAAACTAAATAATTGTGTTTTGATCTATTTCAATTTCAGCCGGCACGTGTGTTGACTCCGCATGGCACGCTGGTCGATGTTTTTTTCGTAGATGAAGCAAATCCGAGTATGGAGATTAGGAGGCAGATGCTTGAGCCGTATCTAAGAAGAGCCGGCTTCTATTATGCGTCTCTGATAAAGCGTTTTGAGTATGACAACCCAATGATTAGTGCTCTTGTGGAGAGATGGCGTCTTGAGACCCATACATTCCACCTCCCATGGGTGAGTGTACTATCACTTTGGAGGATGTTGCCATGCAGGTGGGGTTACCAATAGACAGTGAGCCGGTGAGCGGCACACTAAGGTCATGGAGTAAGTTCCACCAGAGGGATATTTGGCAATAGTGTGAGGAACTCCTTGGAGAAGTTCCTGACGGACATGTTGGGACCACGAAGTATAACATAAAACTGAAGTAGCTCGGGAGTAGACTACAACAGATGCCTCTTGACTCTCCCGAGGAGGCCCTCGTACGGTATGCGCGTTGTTACGTTATGTATTTATTGGGTGGCGTTTTACTTCCCGACAAAGCGAACAACACGGTTCACGTACGTTATCTTCCTCTCCTGGCAAACTATGATGCCATTAGTACATATAGTTGGGGCAGTGTCGTGCTCTGTTGGTTGTATAGAGGCATGTGCTTAGCGACTGATTATAACGTCGAGGGAATGTTTGGTTGTCATACACTGTCAAAGATTAGGAGAATCCCCGGTTGAGTAGCCACATGTCTCCTTAAGTTGGTCAGAAAGAAGTACCACGCATCTGTGTTCTCCCGTTGCACTAGCGCGAAAGCTATGGGAAGAATGTTGTTGTTTCCGTCCTGTGCTATTCCCATTAACAAGGTACCCGTATACTTACCATACAAGTGTGTTCCATCAACCGAAACTAGGGGCTTGCAGTGCTTGAATGCCTCGACACACGATGGGAATGACCAGAATACTTGATGAAACATGACACTTTCGCGGTCGAGCGTGTTGCCCACATAGTATGGTCGGGTTTGTAGGTCGACAATTGTACCTATGACGAAATCGCAAATTCGTAAAAACATGATAACTATTACAAAACAAGTATGCATTCCGATAGAAAGGCTTACCTGGAACAAAAGTTCGCAACGCGTTGAAGTATCTCTGTAGCTGGTTGTAAGAATCATCCCAGTCTCCATAGATTCTCGCTATTGCCTTTTGCTTTGCTAGCCAAACCTTTTTGTAAGACACCTTGTATCCGTATGCCGACTCCACGGATCCCTGCAACACCTTTATGCAAATGGTTGTGTCTGCTTGAACCATGGGGAATATGTGCTGGCATATGACATTTGAATCCAGTTGAGCATGATCTTGCGAAGTCGCGGACGCCAAACAACTGTGAGGCCCTTGGTATTTTCGAACTTCCCAAAATCTGGACGCCCTCGTCTTCGCAACCCTCACCATCCAGCAACATTGGTCACCAAAAAGTTTGCATCGACAAACATACCTAGTATGATCTGACTCCACTACTTTGAATTCTGCTCTTCGACGGATGTTGTAGTTCTTAATAGCAAGCATTGCTGCATCCTCACTCAGGAATTTCAAGCCAACCTCTAGCTCCATTTTACCGGTCAAACCATAGTTACTGGGTATGTCCTCTGCATTTGTCGAGTTCATTGGACCAAGACTGAGGTGCAGGTAATGGTCGGGGGTGCCGCTGGAATGACCTCCAACCCTTGCAACATTTATCGGTTCAACACCAGTTGGGATGACCCTTTCGCCCTGAACCGGTTGGGTTTCCGGAACaacttctgcttcctctccactATCATTCTCAATCTCGTCTTCCTCAGAGGAGTCAGCCAACCCGTCGGCCATTCCTTCCGGATATGCGACATGGACATTGGGGAAGGGACGTCGGTCAGGAATTTCTGTATTCTGGGCGGGGGCCACGAAGGCGTTAAAGGACGGACTGCGAGCCCTACCTATCTCCAAAAATGGAATGCCTTCACCAGCACCGGAATTTCACATTTCCTCCACGTTATTCGAACTAGATGAGCTGCCCCCCACATCTTGGAGCTTCACGCAGAGCTCCATCGAATAGATGCTTCCGATGCTACATTGATATGAAAACATCATCGACACGTGCTGGTCAGATTTAATATGCATTTTCTGATATGTAAACGAACTGATATCCTTTTTTCCAATCAGCCCAGTGTTCATCAGAATCATATTTTTTAGTTGTTGCAGACACGATTGTGGGGAAATCATTATCCAAAGTGGGTCGTCGCACATAAAGGTCACTCCTTCAGCTGTATACGAAATTTCACCATTGGGATATATGACCACATAAATATGTTCAGATGCCATTATGACACCCAAAAATTAGTAAAAGCAGCTTCTATGAGAGTGGAATTTTCGGAGAAGTAGGAACGGGAGAAGAAGTGAGAATTAGAAATGTGGCTTCAGTTCTGCTGGAGAAGGGTTTTTATAGCCTAGCCGTTGTTCCAATTCGTGTCTGGTACAAGAGACATGGAGTCTCAACTCGGCCGTACACCCATTTCGCGCCTGCCTGCCTAGAGTTCTTCCTTCTATTTTGCTGCTACCACCATGGAAATAGGATACCCATTTCGTGGGAGGCTGTCCTGACATGGAATGCCCATTTCGTGGGCACCTTGAGTGAAATGGAGTTCAAATCCATTTCACGGGCACAGGCCAAGAGATGGCAATGCGCATTTTCAGAAACATGTTCAGCCATGCGCATTTTGGGAATTAATGTTTTTTAAATGCGCATTTAGGTAAAAAAGTCGTTATTTGGGTGGTTAATAACCCAAGTGTGTTGTTGATGTGTTGTTTAGTATTGCAGGTCCATGCAGAATATCTTGTGTAGTCGGGTAGGCTAACCAGAATCTATCTTTCTTTTAGTGTGTAACCGATTTATATATGTTTAGCTCTCCTTTTCTTTTGCCCAatgttatattaataaaaaataaaattctctAAAAACATGTGAAAAaagatattaaataataaaagactaaaaaaaattgagaggaaaaaaaaaattgagagattcATTTTTCAATTGATATATTGTTATTGAGTAATGATCATCAACTAGTCTTGAAATTAATGTTTGTTTAGTGATTTAGTCTTGGAATTAACAATTTAGTAATGATCATCAACTAGTACTTCCGGTGGAATACTACATGGAACGACTTTGTATTTTGAAGCAATCTCTGTcttccttcctttctttctttctttttcccccTTCATTTGTTGTATTTCTGAAATGGCGGAGGCCTTGCTTGGAATTGTGCTGGATAACTTGATCCCTTTTGTCCAGACTGAATTTGCAGCCTTCTTTGGAATTAAGGAAAAGGCTGAGGAGCTATCACGCACTTTACAACTGATCAAGGTTGTTCTTGATGATGCTGAGGAAAAACAATGGTCAAATCGTCCTCTCAAAGTGTGGCTTCAGCAACTCAAAGATGCCATGTACGTGATGGATGATATCCTTGATCAGTTGCCTACTGAATCCTCTCAACTTGGGTGCTTATCTTCCTTGAACCCAAAGAACGTGATGCATCGTCGTGAGCTTGGACAGAAGTTGAATGAGATAATAGGGAGGTTGGATCGAATTGCTCAAGCTAGGACCAACTTTGATCTTAGACAAGGTGTGAGGGAGAGCCCAAGTGAAGTAATTGGATGGCGCCAAACTAGCTCAACTATCACCCTTCCTCAAGTGTACGGACGAGATGAAGATAAAAAGCAAGTTTTGGAGTTTCTTCTTAGCCCATTACGAAGCTCTGAGTTCATTTCCGTCTATCCCATTGTTGGCTTTGGTGGTCTTGGGAAAACAACACTTGTTCAGCTGGTCTACAACGATCCAGAAGTAGGTAACAATTTTTATTTGAAGATTTGGGTGTGTGTTTCTGAGAATTTCACTATGGAGAGTATTTTGTGTTCCATTGTAGAAGCTATCACAAATGAGAAGTATGAGCTCAAGGCTTTAGATGTAATGGAGAAAAAAGTGAAAGAATTGCTACAAAGTAAAAAGTATTTACTGGTTTTAGATGATGTCTGgaaaagaagccaagaaatggAATTGGGATTAACCCAAGACAAATGGGATAAGTTAAGATCCGTATTGTCTTGTGGATCTAAAGGCTCCTCCATTTTAGTATCCACTCGGGATAAGCATGTTGCAACAATTATGGGAACATGCCAAGCTCATCATTTGGACCGTCTATCCGATGATGATTGTTGGTCGTTGTTTAAACTGCGCGCATTTGGAGCTGACAGAGAAGAGCGTGCAGAGCTTGTAGCAATAGGGAAGGAGATAGTCAGGAAATGTGGAGGATCACCTCTTGCAGCACTGGCATTAGGAGGTGTGATGCAATCCAGAAGCACGGAAAAGGAATGGGTTGAAGTTCAGAAAAGTGAGGTTTGGAGTTTACCAGATGAGAATGATATTATGGCTGTCTTGAGATTAAGCTACTCTTGTTTATCGCCAACTCTAAAGCAGTGTTTTGCTTTCTGTGCCATATTTCCCAAAGATAAAGAAATCATGAAGCAGGAATTGATATATCTTTGGATGGCTAATGGATTTATTTCTTCCCGGCCAAACTTGGAGGTAGAGGAGGTTGGCAACATGGTTTGGAATGAATTATACCAAAAGTCATTCTTCCAAGATGTTAAGAGTGATGATTTTTCTGGCAAGATTTATTTCAAGATGCATGATTTAGTCCATGATCTTGCTCAATCAATTTCAAAGCAAGAGTGTATATGCTTGGAGAAACAAAACCTTAATGATTCTTCAAGAAATTCCCATCATATTCTTTTTCACCGCATTGATAAGAAACAATTCAAGGAGAGAGCCTTTGAGAAAGCTGAATCCTTGCGGACATTGTATCAACTGAATTCACATGAATTTCCCTTCAGTTCTACGTTGATTCCGACAAATCATTCTCTTAGGGTTTTGTGCATAAATGATAGAAAGATACCATCATTTGGGAGTTTAACTTGCTTGAGGTATTTGGAACTTCGTCGTTTGGATATAAAGAGCTTGCCTGCTAGTATTTGCAATTTGCGTAGATTGGAAATTTTGAAACTAAAAAGTTTGGAGAATCTTCGCCGACTACCCAAACACTTGACAAGGATACAAAATCTCCGACATCTTGTCATTCATGAATGTCGTTGGCTATCTCGTATGTTTCCTGACGCTCACAAATTATGTCATCTGAGAACACTAACTGTATACATTGTGAAACCAGAGAAAGGGCATAGTTTGGCAGAGCTACGTACTTTGAATCTGGGAGGAGAGCTACGCATCGAAGGCCTAGGAAATGTTGGGAGTATATCCGAGGCTGAAAATGCCAACTTGAAGGGTAAACAAGACCTTCGACAATTGATGTtgtcatggagcaatattggtaAGAACAAGTCGGTAGTGGGAGCAGAAGAAGTACTTGAAGCGCTTCAACCGCACTTCACACTCAAGCTGTTGACAATACAAGGCTATGAGGGAATACATTGGCCAACTTGGATGGAAAACAATTCTGCTACCcacaatttagtttctcttcgaCTTGTGGATTGTGGAAAGTGCAGGCATCTTCCTCCAGTCGGAAAACTTCCATTTCTGAAGAAGCTTGTGGTATCTTTCATGAATGATATGCAGTACATTGACAAGGATGAAAGTTATGATGGTGTTGAAGCAAAGGCATTCCCGTCTTTGGAGGAATTGAAAGTGTCCTACTTGCCAAACATGGAGCTGTTGTTGAAACGGGAAACAACACACATGTTCCCCTCTCTTTCTATCCTCTACATCTATAAATGTCCTAAACTGCAATTGCCGTGCCTTCCAAGTGTTGAGCACCTCACTGTTTGGCATTGTAGTAATGAGCAACTGAAGTCAATCTCTAATCTCAGCGGTCTTAATGAACTATATCTTCGTCATAGTGACCAAGTGTCGTGCTTCCCAGAAGGCATGATGAAAAACATGACCTCTCTTGCAACTCTCGAGATAGATTATTTAAGTGAATTGAAAGATCTGCCATCTGACATCACAAAACTCACTGCTTTGACTCATCTAAGCATCAGTAACTGTGGGAAGCTAGAGTGTTTACCAGAACAGGGCTGGGAAGGCTTATCTTCACTTCGACATTTGTCAATTCATAACTGTGAGGGTTTGGAATCCTTGCCTGATGGCGTTCGGCACTTAACTTCACTTCAATCTTTGACTATTGTTAAGTGCCCAGTGTTGGAAAAGCGATGTGAGAAAGGAACAGGGGAGGATTGGCACAAGATAGCACATGTTCCCCATGTAAAGTTTGATCGTTTTTAGTTTATACACTGCTTAttgattcttttcttttctttttgttgtgTATTTACATAATCATGGTTTTCAATTTGTattgtattttatcttcatttGTAGTGTTctttcaaattaaataaataacctCAAGTGTTGTTGTATCATCTGCAATGGCAGAGGATGCAAAGGTGGCAAGGGAAGCAAAGCTTGCCCAACTACTGAATCAAACATTTGAACATCATAATCAAATTTCTTCAACTCCCAAAATACAAAGAGTTCCTCTTTTTTGGCGTCAAAATCCCGACTTCTACAAGTATTGCATACCCAAAATGATATCATTTGGTCCCATTCATCATGGCAACGAAAATCTGAAGCAACAAGGTCAACACTTGAAATCTCAATGGACATCCCTCTACATTGAAGAGTACAGTAAACAGGTTCCTCTTTATAATGGTGACAAGCAAAAGGCAGCGAATTATTTGTATGGAGTTGTACAAGAGTATATCGGGGAACTGAAGGAGCTGTTTGCTGAGGATGTAATTGAAGGGTATAGTGATGAAGAACTGATTTGGATGCTGTTTGAGGATGACGGAACACATTGACGATCAGTGTCCAGAAGCATTGAAGCTAAAGCTTTATTACATCGAAACTTGATTGCTTATGAGATGTGTCC from Arachis ipaensis cultivar K30076 chromosome B09, Araip1.1, whole genome shotgun sequence includes these protein-coding regions:
- the LOC107614858 gene encoding 2-hydroxyacyl-CoA lyase-like; translated protein: MVSEGSNTMDVGRDVLAQTKPKTRLDAGTWGTIGVASVIALRMQWLVAIDLLLQLKGILDSDLTLVQYRLPMVVIVFNNGGVYGGDRRIPKEINGPHKDDPAPTSFVSKTGYHTLIEVFGGKRLSYWHT
- the LOC107614857 gene encoding uncharacterized protein LOC107614857, giving the protein MADGLADSSEEDEIENDSGEEAEVVPETQPVQGERVIPTGVEPINVARVGGHSSGTPDHYLHLSLGPMNSTNAEDIPSNYGLTGKMELEVGLKFLSEDAAMLAIKNYNIRRRAEFKVVESDHTRYVCRCKLFGDQCCWMVRVAKTRASRFWEVRKYQGPHSCLASATSQDHAQLDSNVICQHIFPMVQADTTICIKVLQGSVESAYGYKVSYKKVWLAKQKAIARIYGDWDDSYNQLQRYFNALRTFVPGTIVDLQTRPYYVGNTLDRESVMFHQVFWSFPSCVEAFKHCKPLVSVDGTHLYGKYTGTLLMGIAQDGNNNILPIAFALVQRENTDAWNFSKEFLTLLPNIPLVELTP
- the LOC107619320 gene encoding putative disease resistance protein RGA1 encodes the protein MAEALLGIVLDNLIPFVQTEFAAFFGIKEKAEELSRTLQLIKVVLDDAEEKQWSNRPLKVWLQQLKDAMYVMDDILDQLPTESSQLGCLSSLNPKNVMHRRELGQKLNEIIGRLDRIAQARTNFDLRQGVRESPSEVIGWRQTSSTITLPQVYGRDEDKKQVLEFLLSPLRSSEFISVYPIVGFGGLGKTTLVQLVYNDPEVGNNFYLKIWVCVSENFTMESILCSIVEAITNEKYELKALDVMEKKVKELLQSKKYLLVLDDVWKRSQEMELGLTQDKWDKLRSVLSCGSKGSSILVSTRDKHVATIMGTCQAHHLDRLSDDDCWSLFKLRAFGADREERAELVAIGKEIVRKCGGSPLAALALGGVMQSRSTEKEWVEVQKSEVWSLPDENDIMAVLRLSYSCLSPTLKQCFAFCAIFPKDKEIMKQELIYLWMANGFISSRPNLEVEEVGNMVWNELYQKSFFQDVKSDDFSGKIYFKMHDLVHDLAQSISKQECICLEKQNLNDSSRNSHHILFHRIDKKQFKERAFEKAESLRTLYQLNSHEFPFSSTLIPTNHSLRVLCINDRKIPSFGSLTCLRYLELRRLDIKSLPASICNLRRLEILKLKSLENLRRLPKHLTRIQNLRHLVIHECRWLSRMFPDAHKLCHLRTLTVYIVKPEKGHSLAELRTLNLGGELRIEGLGNVGSISEAENANLKGKQDLRQLMLSWSNIGKNKSVVGAEEVLEALQPHFTLKLLTIQGYEGIHWPTWMENNSATHNLVSLRLVDCGKCRHLPPVGKLPFLKKLVVSFMNDMQYIDKDESYDGVEAKAFPSLEELKVSYLPNMELLLKRETTHMFPSLSILYIYKCPKLQLPCLPSVEHLTVWHCSNEQLKSISNLSGLNELYLRHSDQVSCFPEGMMKNMTSLATLEIDYLSELKDLPSDITKLTALTHLSISNCGKLECLPEQGWEGLSSLRHLSIHNCEGLESLPDGVRHLTSLQSLTIVKCPVLEKRCEKGTGEDWHKIAHVPHVKFDRF